The Streptomyces phaeolivaceus genome has a window encoding:
- the nadC gene encoding carboxylating nicotinate-nucleotide diphosphorylase — MSTPELPLASGGGCGDGCACGADDGLTDEEYLECGLDPALAQLLADAGLDPVEVEDIANVAIQEDLDHGVDVTTVATIPEDARATADFTAREDGVVAGLRVAEAVLSVACSDEFEVERHVDDGDRVVEGQKLLSVTGATRDLLTAERSALNLLCRLSGIATATRAWADALEGTKAKVRDTRKTTPGLRSLEKFAVRCGGGLNHRMSLSDAALVKDNHVVAAGGVAQAFKAVREMFPEVPIEVEVDTLHQLREVIDAGADLILLDNFTPVECEEAVAIVDGRALLEASGRLTLGNAKAYADTGVDFLAVGALTHSSPILDIGLDLRAAE, encoded by the coding sequence GTGAGCACCCCCGAACTTCCCCTCGCCTCCGGCGGCGGCTGCGGCGACGGCTGCGCCTGCGGCGCCGACGACGGGCTGACCGACGAGGAGTATCTGGAGTGCGGGCTCGACCCCGCGCTCGCCCAGCTCCTGGCCGATGCCGGACTCGACCCCGTGGAGGTCGAGGACATCGCCAACGTCGCCATCCAGGAGGACCTGGACCACGGCGTGGACGTCACCACGGTCGCCACGATCCCCGAGGACGCCCGCGCCACCGCCGACTTCACCGCCCGTGAGGACGGCGTCGTGGCGGGCCTCAGGGTCGCCGAGGCGGTCCTCTCGGTGGCCTGCTCCGACGAGTTCGAGGTCGAGCGGCACGTCGACGACGGCGACCGCGTGGTGGAGGGACAGAAGCTCCTCAGCGTCACCGGAGCCACCCGTGACCTCCTCACCGCCGAGCGCAGCGCCCTGAACCTGCTGTGCCGCCTCTCCGGCATCGCGACCGCCACGCGCGCGTGGGCGGACGCCCTGGAGGGCACGAAGGCGAAGGTCCGCGACACCCGGAAGACGACGCCGGGGCTGCGGTCCCTGGAGAAGTTCGCGGTCCGCTGCGGTGGCGGCCTGAACCACCGGATGTCGCTGTCCGACGCGGCCCTCGTCAAGGACAACCACGTGGTCGCGGCGGGCGGTGTCGCGCAGGCCTTCAAGGCGGTGCGCGAGATGTTCCCCGAGGTGCCCATCGAGGTCGAGGTCGACACCCTCCACCAGCTCCGCGAGGTCATCGACGCGGGCGCCGACCTGATCCTCCTGGACAACTTCACCCCGGTCGAGTGCGAGGAGGCCGTGGCGATCGTCGACGGCCGCGCCCTGCTGGAGGCCTCGGGCCGGCTGACCCTCGGCAACGCGAAGGCGTACGCGGACACGGGCGTCGACTTCCTGGCGGTGGGAGCCCTGACGCACTCGTCTCCCATCCTCGACATCGGCCTCGACCTGCGCGCGGCCGAGTAG